One Arthrobacter sp. FW306-07-I genomic window carries:
- a CDS encoding GlcG/HbpS family heme-binding protein: MKKSHKVFAAAAAGALVLTAGATAAANAGPGPAPAAVPAVDVQPAPGIVVQQNRISVGASFTAVNAALAKCQADKLPFVTVALVDRFGTIQALLRGDNAAEHTIEAAKQKAYTAAAFGAPTSELAKRINGNGPSITDLPGTLFLAGGVPLKVNGVSVAGIGVGGAPDGALDEACATAGAEAIAGAGK, translated from the coding sequence GTGAAGAAGTCCCACAAAGTATTCGCCGCCGCAGCAGCAGGCGCGCTCGTCCTGACCGCAGGGGCCACGGCGGCCGCCAACGCCGGGCCGGGACCCGCGCCCGCGGCCGTTCCCGCCGTCGACGTCCAGCCTGCGCCCGGGATTGTTGTCCAGCAGAACCGTATTTCCGTTGGCGCCTCCTTCACCGCGGTGAACGCCGCCCTCGCCAAATGCCAGGCGGATAAGCTCCCGTTTGTCACCGTGGCCCTCGTGGACCGGTTCGGCACCATCCAGGCCCTGCTCCGGGGGGACAACGCGGCGGAGCACACCATCGAAGCCGCAAAGCAGAAGGCATACACCGCCGCGGCGTTCGGTGCGCCCACGAGCGAACTGGCCAAGCGGATCAATGGGAACGGCCCGTCCATCACAGACCTGCCAGGCACCCTGTTCCTGGCGGGAGGTGTCCCGCTGAAGGTCAACGGAGTTTCGGTGGCCGGCATCGGCGTCGGTGGTGCTCCCGATGGCGCGTTGGATGAAGCCTGCGCCACCGCCGGCGCGGAAGCCATCGCTGGCGCAGGGAAGTAG